A section of the Oryza sativa Japonica Group chromosome 1, ASM3414082v1 genome encodes:
- the LOC4325287 gene encoding two-pore potassium channel 2: MSTVLRTASCELMNPRSNMSTMEEHLLPVVHRDQVYSSRQDRRKSSDVPNRFVTSFHPSTNSKGNPNTPNHPLHTSGNGNIVTAQNFQRVHSSPSMFTSIKETPCADEFNEQSHAAQHVPSFARQAIVSVILYISIGVLVYITNVEGFKGRSTLKLVDGLYFTIISLCTIGYGDIVPCTTFTKVFTCLFLLIGVRFVDIVLNELLTNVLDKQRTVLLSTMDDNKLNRVFDTYMIDAEKKRSRGRMKVLLALGVVVGTISICTIIVHEVEGLNWIDSFYLSVISVTTVGYGDYGFSTPAGRLSATVCLLVSTLAVAKAFLFLTDLRMDRRNRKTTKWILQKKMDNEPLAADLDHDASVSKSDFLIYKLKEIGKIDDKDIAMISDQFDQLGLAKCGKITLADIIGKL; encoded by the exons ATGAGTACAGTCCTGAGAACTGCAAGCTGTGAGCTGATGAATCCAAGATCTAACATGTCTACCATGGAAGAGCACCTGCTGCCTGTAGTCCACCGTGATCAAGTATACTCTTCAAGACAAGACAGAAGAAAATCCTCCGATGTCCCAAACAGGTTCGTGACTTCCTTTCACCCAAGTACAAATAGCAAAGGTAACCCCAATACTCCCAATCATCCGTTACATACTAGCGGAAATGGCAATATAGTTACCGCACAAAATTTCCAGCGGGTGCATTCTTCTCCTTCTATGTTCACATCAATCAAAGAAACTCCCTGTGCAGATGAGTTCAATGAGCAAAGCCATGCTGCACAACACGTACCATCATTTGCAAGGCAGGCTATCGTTAGCGTCATCTTGTACATCTCAATAGGAGTCCTTGTATACATCACAAATGTTGAAGGCTTCAAGGGGAGGTCCACACTGAAGTTAGTTGATGGCCTTTACTTCACCATCATAAGCTTGTGCACCATAGGATACGGTGACATAGTCCCTTGCACTACCTTCACAAAGGTGTTCACATGCTTGTTTCTACTAATCGGTGTTCGCTTTGTTGACATTGTGCTAAATGAGCTGTTGACAAATGTACTTGACAAGCAGAGAACAGTCTTACTTAGCACAATGGATGATAACAAGCTTAATAGGGTATTTGACACCTATATGATTGATGCTGAAAAGAAAAGATCAAGAGGGAGGATGAAAGTACTACTTGCGTTAGGGGTTGTTGTAGGCACCATCTCAATTTGTACAATCATAGTGCATGAGGTGGAGGGTCTAAATTGGATTGATAGCTTCTATTTATCAGTCATTTCTGTGACAACAGTTGGATATGGGGATTATGGCTTCTCAACACCAGCAGGAAGGCTCTCTGCAACAGTGTGTTTGTTAGTGAGCACTTTGGCAGTTGCCAAGGCCTTCCTGTTCCTAACAGATCTAAGGATGGATAGAAGGAACCGAAAAACTACAAAATGGATCCTCCAGAAGAAAATGGACAATGAGCCACTGGCTGCAGACCTAGACCATGATGCTTCTGTAAG CAAATCGGACTTTCTGATCTACAAACTCAAAGAGATAGGAAAGATCGATGACAAAGACATTGCAATGATCTCAGACCAGTTTGATCAGCTTGGCCTTGCAAAGTGTGGAAAGATCACTCTTGCGGACATCATTGGAAAATTATAA
- the LOC9272654 gene encoding uncharacterized protein, giving the protein MAFAVAPPVAPPPPSPAAAWGRRRARATPPRFALAASTRDGDPAPPTFERLREQLLQLHAEADLTQSKANSTRVRLVRLTEAAENLKKRAAVSIRMGKENEAVDLLVQKKKLTKALESIKQRIEVLDKLSMKISEAISVKQNMLIEHALHPGMSNGKESNDNIRVFSSKVGDEADETTSSPAKSSEKAFDLQHVVHSGMTGQLEQSELQTSDSFSFSSDLESPNSITNHSSYDAFLDHIGFQLDSLECEIEQYISSQLAEQVDIQKPINAKWQKLSDVLKLVTETRERIAKIVDNTVKEAGSED; this is encoded by the exons ATGgccttcgccgtcgcgccgccggtagcgccgcctccaccttctCCCGCGGCGGCATGGGGGAGGCGCCGCGCGAGGGCAACTCCTCCGCGGTTCGCGCTGGCGGCATCTACCAGAGACGGCGACCCGGCCCCGCCGACGTTCGAGCGGCTGCGGGAGCAGCTCCTACAGCTCCACGCAGAAGCCGACCTCACCCAATCCAAAG CAAATAGCACGAGGGTAAGGCTTGTGCGGTTGACTGAGGCTGCTGAGAATCTTAAGAAAAGAGCTGCGGTCAGCATCCGAATGGGCAAAGAGAATGAGGCAGTGGATTTACTTGTGCAAAAGAAGAAGCTGACCAAAGCTCTTGAAAGCATAAAACAGCGCATTGAGGtgcttgataagctttccatgaaaaTCAGTGAG GCAATTTCAGTGAAGCAGAACATGTTAATTGAACATGCATTGCATCCAGGGATGTCTAATGGCAAAGAATCCAATGACAACATAAGAGTTTTCTCTAGTAAAGTTGGTGATGAGGCTGATGAGACTACTAGCTCTCCTGCGAAATCATCTGAAAAGGCATTTGATCTGCAACATGTGGTGCATTCAGGCATGACTGGCCAGTTGGAGCAAAGTGAACTTCAGACGTCCGATAGCTTCTCATTTTCCAGTGATCTTGAATCACCAAACAGCATAACTAAccattcttcttatgatgctttTCTAGACCATATTGGTTTTCAGCTGGATTCATTAGAATGTGAAATTGAACAATATATCAGTTCCCAACTAGCAGAACAGGTGGACATTCAGAAGCCAATAAATGCCAAGTGGCAAAAATTGTCTGACGTATTGAAGCTTGTAACTGAAACTAGAGAAAG GATTGCAAAGATTGTGGATAATACAGTAAAGGAGGCTGGATCTGAGGACTGA
- the LOC4323896 gene encoding ABC transporter B family member 5 isoform X1, producing MDESGRGTGDDHGRETKDAAAAASSSSGKKVPLFSLFRYADRLDVLLMVVGTVGALGNGISQPLMTVLFGNVINSFGANTSGSVLRSVTKVVLNFIYLGIGTSVASFLQVSCWTMAGERQSARIRSLYLKAVLRQDITFFDTEMTTGEAVSRMSSDTLLIQGALGEKGGKLVELLSSFIGGFIIAFTRGWLLTLVMLTSLPLIAIASAVSAQALTRVSSKRQTSYSDAGDTVEQTIGSIRTVVSFNGEKKAIAMYRNFIKKSYKATIEEGIITGFGMGSVMCVVFGSYGLAFWYGGKLIIEKGYTGGKIMTILFAVLTGASSLGNATPAVAAVVEGQSAAYNLFKTIERKPEIDSDDNNGMVLEDMNGDIELKDVYFRYPARPEQLILDGLSLQVASGTTMAIVGESGSGKSTVISLVERFYDPQSGEVLIDGISIKKLRLDWIRGKIGLVSQEPLLFMASIKDNIIYGKKDATLEEIKRAAELANAANFIDKLPNGYDTLVGQRGTQLSGGQKQRIAIARAILKDPKILLLDEATSALDVESERIVQEALNRMMVERTTLVVAHRLSTVRNVDCITVVRKGKIVEQGPHDALVKDPDGAYSQLIRLQETHRDERHKLPDSRSKSTSLSFRRSRTKDFLSKSNRYSFKSPLGLPVDIHEDGMTSEQQKVDHSDSKAIKKTPFGRLFNLNKPEVPVLLLGSIAASVHGVILPLYGIIMPGVLKSFYEPPDQLRKDSRFWALMSVVLGVACLISIPAEYFLFGIAGGKLIQRVRTLSFQRIMHQEVAWFDKPSNSRCATLMYFCYFIFYKKIFTFKPMLRGHLISYSGALGTRLSVDALNVRRLVGDNLALIVQAVATLITGFAIAFAADWRLALIITCVIPLVGAQGYAQVKFLKGFSEESKEMYEDANQVAADAVGSIRTVASFCSEKRVVAIYNKKCEALRKQGIRSGIVGGIGLSFSNLMLYLTYGLCFYVGAKFVSQGKTTFSDVFKVFFALVLAAVGVSQSSALSTNATKARDSAISIFSIIDRKSRIDSSSDEGAIMENVTGSIDFNNVSFKYPSRPDVQIFSDFTLHIPSQKTIALVGESGSGKSTIIALLERFYDPDSGNISLDGVEIRSLKVSWLRDQMGLVGQEPVLFNDTIRANITYGKHSEVTEEEITAVAKAANAHEFVSSLPQGYDTVVGEKGVQLSGGQKQRVAIARAILKDPKILLLDEATSALDAESERVVQDALDRVMVNRTTIVVAHRLSTIKGADMIAVLKEGKIAEKGKHEALLRIKDGAYASLVQLRSNSE from the exons ATGGACGAGTCAGGCAGAGGAACAGGTGATGATCATGGCCGGGAGACGAAggatgctgcggcggcggcgtcgtcgtcgtcggggaagAAGGTGCCGCTGTTCAGCTTGTTCCGGTACGCCGACCGCCTCGACGTGCTGCTGATGGTTGTCGGCACGGTGGGCGCGCTCGGCAACGGCATCTCGCAGCCCCTCATGACGGTCCTCTTCGGCAACGTCATCAACTCCTTCGGCGCGAACACCAGCGGCAGCGTCCTCCGCAGCGTGACCAAG GTTGTCCTCAACTTCATATATCTGGGAATTGGAACTTCAGTAGCTTCCTTTCTTC AGGTATCATGCTGGACTATGGCAGGAGAAAGGCAGTCTGCCCGCATCCGTTCTTTATACCTGAAAGCCGTTCTGAGGCAGGATATTACATTCTTCGACACAGAGATGACAACTGGTGAAGCAGTTTCTAGAATGTCTAGTGATACCCTCCTAATTCAAGGTGCTCTTGGTGAGAAG GGAGGGAAGCTTGTAGAACTGTTATCAAGCTTCATCGGTGGCTTTATCATAGCATTCACTAGAGGATGGCTTCTCACTCTTGTCATGCTAACATCGCTACCGTTAATTGCTATTGCCAGTGCAGTTTCTGCACAGGCCCTAACTAGAGTTTCTAGCAAGAGACAAACATCATATAGTGATGCTGGGGACACAGTTGAACAGACCATTGGATCTATAAGAACA GTTGTGTCCTTCAATGGTGAGAAGAAAGCGATAGCAATGTACCGTAATTTTATAAAGAAGTCATACAAGGCTACTATTGAGGAAGGCATTATCACTGGTTTTGGCATGGGCTCTGTCATGTGCGTCGTATTTGGCAGCTATGGATTAGCCTTCTGGTATGGTGGAAAGCTAATCATTGAGAAAGGTTACACAGGAGGAAAAATCATGACTATCTTGTTTGCCGTGTTGACCGGTGCATC CTCATTAGGCAATGCAACACCTGCAGTTGCTGCAGTTGTGGAAGGTCAATCTGCAGCATACAATTTGTTCAAAACAATTGAGAGGAAACCAGAGATAGATTCCGATGATAACAATGGCATGGTTTTAGAAGATATGAATGGCGATATTGAGCTAAAGGATGTGTACTTTCGTTACCCTGCAAGACCAGAGCAGTTGATATTGGATGGATTGTCGTTACAAGTAGCGAGTGGAACAACAATGGCTATAGTCGGAGAGAGTGGAAGCGGAAAGTCAACTGTTATCAGCCTAGTCGAAAGATTCTACGATCCACAGTCTGGCGAAGTTTTAATAGATGGAATTAGCATCAAGAAACTGAGACTTGATTGGATAAGAGGGAAGATCGGTCTTGTTAGCCAAGAGCCTCTGCTTTTTATGGCCTCCATTAAAGATAACATAATATATGGTAAAAAAGATGCAACGCTTGAAGAGATCAAGAGAGCAGCGGAGCTTGCAAATGCAGCTAACTTCATTGACAAGTTACCAAAT GGTTATGATACTTTAGTTGGCCAGCGCGGTACTCAGCTCTCTGGAGGACAAAAACAGAGAATTGCAATTGCAAGAGCCATCCTCAAAGATCCAAAAATCCTTTTGCTCGATGAAGCAACAAGTGCACTTGATGTGGAGTCTGAGAGGATAGTTCAGGAGGCACTAAATAGAATGATGGTAGAAAGAACCACACTCGTTGTCGCTCATCGTTTGAGCACTGTGAGGAATGTTGATTGCATCACAGTCGTCCGCAAAGGAAAAATAGTTGAACAAG GTCCTCATGATGCACTGGTGAAGGATCCCGATGGAGCTTACTCCCAGCTAATTAGGCTACAAGAGACTCATCGTGATGAAAGGCATAAACTACCAGATTCCAGATCAAAAAGTACTAGTTTGTCATTCAGACGATCAAGAACTAAAGATTTTCTCAGCAAGAGCAACAGGTATTCCTTCAAGAGCCCCTTAGGATTGCCTGTTGATATACATGAGGATGGAATGACAAGCGAACAACAAAAGGTTGACCACTCTGACAGTAAGGCCATTAAAAAAACACCATTTGGACGGCTTTTTAATCTTAATAAGCCAGAAGTGCCAGTTCTTTTGTTAGGTTCTATAGCAGCATCAGTGCATGGAGTCATTTTGCCACTATACGGTATAATAATGCCAGGTGTTCTAAAATCATTCTATGAACCGCCAGATCAGCTGCGAAAAGATTCTAGATTTTGGGCATTGATGTCTGTTGTTCTGGGGGTTGCTTGTTTGATTTCAATCCCAGCAGAATATTTTTTGTTTGGAATTGCTGGGGGAAAGCTTATACAGCGTGTCCGTACACTGTCATTTCAAAGAATTATGCACCAAGAGGTTGCTTGGTTTGATAAGCCCTCCAATTCCAGGTGCGCTACTCTAATGTACTTTTGCTATTTtatcttttataaaaaaatatttacatttaaACCAATGCTAAGAGGCCATCTTATTTCTTACAGTGGGGCACTTGGTACAAGGCTCTCAGTCGATGCGTTGAATGTCCGCCGTTTAGTAGGAGATAACCTGGCCCTTATAGTCCAGGCTGTAGCTACACTAATCACTGGCTTTGCCATAGCTTTTGCGGCAGATTGGAGGCTTGCACTGATCATCACTTGTGTAATTCCTTTAGTGGGTGCACAGGGCTATGCTCAAGTTAAGTTCTTGAAGGGGTTCAGTGAAGAATCTAAG GAGATGTATGAGGATGCAAACCAAGTTGCGGCTGACGCTGTAGGCAGCATCAGAACTGTAGCATCTTTCTGTTCAGAGAAAAGAGTGGTGGCAATATACAACAAGAAATGTGAAGCTTTAAGAAAACAGGGAATTCGAAGCGGAATCGTTGGAGGGATTGGCTTAAGTTTCTCAAACTTGATGTTATATCTGACTTACGGTCTTTGCTTCTATGTTGGTGCAAAGTTCGTAAGTCAGGGAAAAACTACTTTTTCAGATGTTTTCAAA GTTTTCTTTGCTTTAGTTTTGGCAGCCGTTGGTGTTTCGCAGTCAAGTGCATTGTCTACTAATGCAACAAAGGCAAGGGATTCTGCCATTTCCATTTTTAGTATTATCGATCGGAAGTCTAGGATTGATTCAAGTAGCGACGAGGGAGCGATAATGGAAAACGTCACTGGCAGCATTGATTTCAATAATGTCAGTTTCAAGTACCCATCACGCCCTGATGTTCAAATATTCAGTGACTTTACCTTGCACATTCCTTCCCAAAAG ACCATAGCACTTGTTGGAGAAAGCGGTAGTGGGAAGTCCACGATAATTGCTTTATTAGAGCGTTTCTATGATCCTGATTCTGGTAATATCTCACTAGATGGAGTTGAAATTAGAAGCTTAAAAGTCAGCTGGTTGAGGGATCAGATGGGGCTTGTAGGCCAGGAGCCAGTGCTTTTCAACGACACAATCCGTGCCAACATAACATACGGGAAACACAGTGAGGTAACAGAGGAAGAGATCACTGCTGTGGCCAAGGCAGCAAACGCCCATGAGTTCGTATCAAGCCTGCCACAAGGATACGACACAGTGGTAGGTGAGAAAGGGGTGCAACTATCTGGTGGGCAAAAACAGAGGGTAGCAATTGCAAGGGCCATCCTAAAGGACCCTAAGATACTGCTACTTGATGAGGCAACCAGTGCTCTAGATGCAGAATCAGAACGTGTTGTTCAAGATGCATTGGATCGAGTCATGGTCAACAGGACTACCATTGTAGTGGCACACCGCCTCTCCACAATCAAAGGGGCTGATATGATTGCAGTCCTCAAGGAAGGAAAAATTGCAGAAAAAGGAAAGCATGAAGCACTATTGCGGATCAAGGATGGTGCATATGCTTCACTTGTACAACTCCGCTCTAATTCCGAGTAA
- the LOC4323896 gene encoding ABC transporter B family member 11 isoform X2, which yields MDESGRGTGDDHGRETKDAAAAASSSSGKKVPLFSLFRYADRLDVLLMVVGTVGALGNGISQPLMTVLFGNVINSFGANTSGSVLRSVTKVVLNFIYLGIGTSVASFLQVSCWTMAGERQSARIRSLYLKAVLRQDITFFDTEMTTGEAVSRMSSDTLLIQGALGEKGGKLVELLSSFIGGFIIAFTRGWLLTLVMLTSLPLIAIASAVSAQALTRVSSKRQTSYSDAGDTVEQTIGSIRTVVSFNGEKKAIAMYRNFIKKSYKATIEEGIITGFGMGSVMCVVFGSYGLAFWYGGKLIIEKGYTGGKIMTILFAVLTGASSLGNATPAVAAVVEGQSAAYNLFKTIERKPEIDSDDNNGMVLEDMNGDIELKDVYFRYPARPEQLILDGLSLQVASGTTMAIVGESGSGKSTVISLVERFYDPQSGEVLIDGISIKKLRLDWIRGKIGLVSQEPLLFMASIKDNIIYGKKDATLEEIKRAAELANAANFIDKLPNGYDTLVGQRGTQLSGGQKQRIAIARAILKDPKILLLDEATSALDVESERIVQEALNRMMVERTTLVVAHRLSTVRNVDCITVVRKGKIVEQGPHDALVKDPDGAYSQLIRLQETHRDERHKLPDSRSKSTSLSFRRSRTKDFLSKSNRYSFKSPLGLPVDIHEDGMTSEQQKVDHSDSKAIKKTPFGRLFNLNKPEVPVLLLGSIAASVHGVILPLYGIIMPGVLKSFYEPPDQLRKDSRFWALMSVVLGVACLISIPAEYFLFGIAGGKLIQRVRTLSFQRIMHQEVAWFDKPSNSSGALGTRLSVDALNVRRLVGDNLALIVQAVATLITGFAIAFAADWRLALIITCVIPLVGAQGYAQVKFLKGFSEESKEMYEDANQVAADAVGSIRTVASFCSEKRVVAIYNKKCEALRKQGIRSGIVGGIGLSFSNLMLYLTYGLCFYVGAKFVSQGKTTFSDVFKVFFALVLAAVGVSQSSALSTNATKARDSAISIFSIIDRKSRIDSSSDEGAIMENVTGSIDFNNVSFKYPSRPDVQIFSDFTLHIPSQKTIALVGESGSGKSTIIALLERFYDPDSGNISLDGVEIRSLKVSWLRDQMGLVGQEPVLFNDTIRANITYGKHSEVTEEEITAVAKAANAHEFVSSLPQGYDTVVGEKGVQLSGGQKQRVAIARAILKDPKILLLDEATSALDAESERVVQDALDRVMVNRTTIVVAHRLSTIKGADMIAVLKEGKIAEKGKHEALLRIKDGAYASLVQLRSNSE from the exons ATGGACGAGTCAGGCAGAGGAACAGGTGATGATCATGGCCGGGAGACGAAggatgctgcggcggcggcgtcgtcgtcgtcggggaagAAGGTGCCGCTGTTCAGCTTGTTCCGGTACGCCGACCGCCTCGACGTGCTGCTGATGGTTGTCGGCACGGTGGGCGCGCTCGGCAACGGCATCTCGCAGCCCCTCATGACGGTCCTCTTCGGCAACGTCATCAACTCCTTCGGCGCGAACACCAGCGGCAGCGTCCTCCGCAGCGTGACCAAG GTTGTCCTCAACTTCATATATCTGGGAATTGGAACTTCAGTAGCTTCCTTTCTTC AGGTATCATGCTGGACTATGGCAGGAGAAAGGCAGTCTGCCCGCATCCGTTCTTTATACCTGAAAGCCGTTCTGAGGCAGGATATTACATTCTTCGACACAGAGATGACAACTGGTGAAGCAGTTTCTAGAATGTCTAGTGATACCCTCCTAATTCAAGGTGCTCTTGGTGAGAAG GGAGGGAAGCTTGTAGAACTGTTATCAAGCTTCATCGGTGGCTTTATCATAGCATTCACTAGAGGATGGCTTCTCACTCTTGTCATGCTAACATCGCTACCGTTAATTGCTATTGCCAGTGCAGTTTCTGCACAGGCCCTAACTAGAGTTTCTAGCAAGAGACAAACATCATATAGTGATGCTGGGGACACAGTTGAACAGACCATTGGATCTATAAGAACA GTTGTGTCCTTCAATGGTGAGAAGAAAGCGATAGCAATGTACCGTAATTTTATAAAGAAGTCATACAAGGCTACTATTGAGGAAGGCATTATCACTGGTTTTGGCATGGGCTCTGTCATGTGCGTCGTATTTGGCAGCTATGGATTAGCCTTCTGGTATGGTGGAAAGCTAATCATTGAGAAAGGTTACACAGGAGGAAAAATCATGACTATCTTGTTTGCCGTGTTGACCGGTGCATC CTCATTAGGCAATGCAACACCTGCAGTTGCTGCAGTTGTGGAAGGTCAATCTGCAGCATACAATTTGTTCAAAACAATTGAGAGGAAACCAGAGATAGATTCCGATGATAACAATGGCATGGTTTTAGAAGATATGAATGGCGATATTGAGCTAAAGGATGTGTACTTTCGTTACCCTGCAAGACCAGAGCAGTTGATATTGGATGGATTGTCGTTACAAGTAGCGAGTGGAACAACAATGGCTATAGTCGGAGAGAGTGGAAGCGGAAAGTCAACTGTTATCAGCCTAGTCGAAAGATTCTACGATCCACAGTCTGGCGAAGTTTTAATAGATGGAATTAGCATCAAGAAACTGAGACTTGATTGGATAAGAGGGAAGATCGGTCTTGTTAGCCAAGAGCCTCTGCTTTTTATGGCCTCCATTAAAGATAACATAATATATGGTAAAAAAGATGCAACGCTTGAAGAGATCAAGAGAGCAGCGGAGCTTGCAAATGCAGCTAACTTCATTGACAAGTTACCAAAT GGTTATGATACTTTAGTTGGCCAGCGCGGTACTCAGCTCTCTGGAGGACAAAAACAGAGAATTGCAATTGCAAGAGCCATCCTCAAAGATCCAAAAATCCTTTTGCTCGATGAAGCAACAAGTGCACTTGATGTGGAGTCTGAGAGGATAGTTCAGGAGGCACTAAATAGAATGATGGTAGAAAGAACCACACTCGTTGTCGCTCATCGTTTGAGCACTGTGAGGAATGTTGATTGCATCACAGTCGTCCGCAAAGGAAAAATAGTTGAACAAG GTCCTCATGATGCACTGGTGAAGGATCCCGATGGAGCTTACTCCCAGCTAATTAGGCTACAAGAGACTCATCGTGATGAAAGGCATAAACTACCAGATTCCAGATCAAAAAGTACTAGTTTGTCATTCAGACGATCAAGAACTAAAGATTTTCTCAGCAAGAGCAACAGGTATTCCTTCAAGAGCCCCTTAGGATTGCCTGTTGATATACATGAGGATGGAATGACAAGCGAACAACAAAAGGTTGACCACTCTGACAGTAAGGCCATTAAAAAAACACCATTTGGACGGCTTTTTAATCTTAATAAGCCAGAAGTGCCAGTTCTTTTGTTAGGTTCTATAGCAGCATCAGTGCATGGAGTCATTTTGCCACTATACGGTATAATAATGCCAGGTGTTCTAAAATCATTCTATGAACCGCCAGATCAGCTGCGAAAAGATTCTAGATTTTGGGCATTGATGTCTGTTGTTCTGGGGGTTGCTTGTTTGATTTCAATCCCAGCAGAATATTTTTTGTTTGGAATTGCTGGGGGAAAGCTTATACAGCGTGTCCGTACACTGTCATTTCAAAGAATTATGCACCAAGAGGTTGCTTGGTTTGATAAGCCCTCCAATTCCAG TGGGGCACTTGGTACAAGGCTCTCAGTCGATGCGTTGAATGTCCGCCGTTTAGTAGGAGATAACCTGGCCCTTATAGTCCAGGCTGTAGCTACACTAATCACTGGCTTTGCCATAGCTTTTGCGGCAGATTGGAGGCTTGCACTGATCATCACTTGTGTAATTCCTTTAGTGGGTGCACAGGGCTATGCTCAAGTTAAGTTCTTGAAGGGGTTCAGTGAAGAATCTAAG GAGATGTATGAGGATGCAAACCAAGTTGCGGCTGACGCTGTAGGCAGCATCAGAACTGTAGCATCTTTCTGTTCAGAGAAAAGAGTGGTGGCAATATACAACAAGAAATGTGAAGCTTTAAGAAAACAGGGAATTCGAAGCGGAATCGTTGGAGGGATTGGCTTAAGTTTCTCAAACTTGATGTTATATCTGACTTACGGTCTTTGCTTCTATGTTGGTGCAAAGTTCGTAAGTCAGGGAAAAACTACTTTTTCAGATGTTTTCAAA GTTTTCTTTGCTTTAGTTTTGGCAGCCGTTGGTGTTTCGCAGTCAAGTGCATTGTCTACTAATGCAACAAAGGCAAGGGATTCTGCCATTTCCATTTTTAGTATTATCGATCGGAAGTCTAGGATTGATTCAAGTAGCGACGAGGGAGCGATAATGGAAAACGTCACTGGCAGCATTGATTTCAATAATGTCAGTTTCAAGTACCCATCACGCCCTGATGTTCAAATATTCAGTGACTTTACCTTGCACATTCCTTCCCAAAAG ACCATAGCACTTGTTGGAGAAAGCGGTAGTGGGAAGTCCACGATAATTGCTTTATTAGAGCGTTTCTATGATCCTGATTCTGGTAATATCTCACTAGATGGAGTTGAAATTAGAAGCTTAAAAGTCAGCTGGTTGAGGGATCAGATGGGGCTTGTAGGCCAGGAGCCAGTGCTTTTCAACGACACAATCCGTGCCAACATAACATACGGGAAACACAGTGAGGTAACAGAGGAAGAGATCACTGCTGTGGCCAAGGCAGCAAACGCCCATGAGTTCGTATCAAGCCTGCCACAAGGATACGACACAGTGGTAGGTGAGAAAGGGGTGCAACTATCTGGTGGGCAAAAACAGAGGGTAGCAATTGCAAGGGCCATCCTAAAGGACCCTAAGATACTGCTACTTGATGAGGCAACCAGTGCTCTAGATGCAGAATCAGAACGTGTTGTTCAAGATGCATTGGATCGAGTCATGGTCAACAGGACTACCATTGTAGTGGCACACCGCCTCTCCACAATCAAAGGGGCTGATATGATTGCAGTCCTCAAGGAAGGAAAAATTGCAGAAAAAGGAAAGCATGAAGCACTATTGCGGATCAAGGATGGTGCATATGCTTCACTTGTACAACTCCGCTCTAATTCCGAGTAA
- the LOC4323897 gene encoding transcription repressor MYB5, which produces MKRKRPAALRGGEEAAAAALKRGPWTPEEDEVLARFVAREGCDRWRTLPRRAGLLRCGKSCRLRWMNYLRPDIKRCPIADDEEDLILRLHRLLGNRWSLIAGRLPGRTDNEIKNYWNSHLSKKLIAQGIDPRTHKPLTAAADHSNAAAAVAATSYKKAVPAKPPRTASSPAAGIECSDDRARPADGGGDFAAMVSAADAEGFEGGFGDQFCAEDAVHGGFDMGSASAMVGDDDFSSFLDSLINDEQLGDLFVVEGNDHEHGNGEIGHGDVMESKQ; this is translated from the exons ATGAAGCggaagcggccggcggcgctgcgcggcggggaggaggcggcggcggcggcgctgaagCGTGGGCCGTGGACGCCCGAGGAGGACGAGGTGCTGGCGCGGTTCGTGGCGCGGGAGGGGTGCGACCGGTGGCGCACGCTGCCGCGGCGCGCGGGCCTGCTGCGCTGCGGCAAGAGCTGCCGCCTCCGGTGGATGAACTACCTCCGCCCCGACATCAAGCGCTGCCCcatcgccgacgacgaggaggacctcatcctccgcctccaccgcctcctcggcAACCG GTGGTCGCTGATCGCCGGGAGGTTGCCGGGGCGCACGGACAACGAGATCAAGAACTACTGGAACTCGCATCTCAGCAAGAAGCTCATCGCGCAGGGCATCGACCCGCGGACGCACAAGCCGCTGACGGCCGCCGCCGATCACTccaacgccgccgctgccgtcgccgccacttCTTACAAGAAGGCGGTGCCGGCCAAGCCGCCGAGGACGGCATCCTCGCCGGCCGCTGGCATTGAGTGCAGCGACGATCGTGCCCGACCGGCCGACGGTGGCGGTGACTTCGCAGCGATGGTGAGCGCCGCCGATGCCGAGGGATTCGAAGGAGGATTTGGCGATCAGTTCTGTGCCGAGGATGCAGTTCATGGTGGCTTCGACATGGGTTCCGCTTCCGCCATGGTGGGTGACGACGACTTCTCCTCGTTTCTTGATTCTCTGATCAACGACGAGCAGTTAGGCGATCTCTTCGTCGTCGAGGGCAACGATCACGAGCATGGCAATGGTGAGATTGGTCATGGAGACGTCATGGAATCCAAACAGTAA